The Burkholderia lata genome contains a region encoding:
- a CDS encoding flagellar basal body P-ring protein FlgI, which produces MQKTLLDRLSARAHAAARLAVAFMALACVFGATPAHAERLKDLAQIQGVRDNPLIGYGLVVGLDGTGDQTMQTPFTTQTLANMLANLGISINNGSANGGASQLSNMQLKNVAAVMVTGTLPPFARPGEALDVTVSSLGNAKSLRGGTLLLTPLKGADGQVYALAQGNMAVGGAGASANGSRVQVNQLAAGRIVGGAIVERGVPNAIAQMNGVLQLQLNDMDYGTAQRIVSAVNSSFGPGTATALDGRTIQLTAPADSAQQVAFMARLQNLDVSPDKAAAKVILNARTGSIVMNQMVTLQSCAVAHGNLSVVVNTQPVVSQPGPFSNGQTVVAQQSQIQLKQDNGALKMVTAGANLADVVKALNTLGATPADLMSILQAMKAAGALRADLEII; this is translated from the coding sequence ATGCAGAAGACGCTTCTCGACCGCCTGTCGGCCCGCGCGCATGCCGCCGCGCGGCTCGCCGTCGCGTTCATGGCCCTGGCCTGCGTGTTCGGCGCGACGCCCGCGCACGCGGAACGCCTGAAGGATCTCGCGCAGATCCAGGGCGTGCGCGACAACCCGCTGATCGGCTATGGCCTCGTCGTCGGCCTCGACGGCACGGGCGACCAGACGATGCAGACGCCGTTCACGACGCAGACGCTCGCGAACATGCTCGCGAACCTCGGCATCTCGATCAACAACGGTTCCGCCAACGGCGGCGCGTCGCAGCTGAGCAACATGCAGCTGAAGAACGTCGCGGCCGTGATGGTGACCGGCACGCTGCCGCCGTTCGCGCGGCCGGGCGAGGCGCTCGACGTCACCGTGTCGTCGCTCGGCAACGCGAAGAGCCTGCGCGGCGGCACGCTGCTGCTGACGCCGCTGAAAGGCGCGGACGGCCAGGTCTACGCGCTCGCGCAGGGCAACATGGCGGTCGGCGGCGCGGGCGCCAGCGCGAACGGCAGCCGCGTGCAGGTGAACCAGCTCGCGGCCGGCCGGATCGTCGGCGGCGCGATCGTCGAGCGCGGCGTGCCGAACGCGATCGCACAGATGAACGGCGTGCTGCAGCTGCAACTGAACGACATGGACTACGGCACCGCGCAGCGGATCGTGTCCGCGGTCAATTCGAGCTTCGGCCCGGGCACCGCGACGGCGCTCGACGGCCGCACCATCCAGCTCACCGCGCCGGCCGATTCGGCGCAGCAGGTCGCGTTCATGGCGCGGCTGCAGAACCTCGACGTCAGCCCGGACAAGGCCGCGGCGAAGGTGATCCTGAACGCGCGCACCGGCTCGATCGTGATGAACCAGATGGTCACGCTGCAGAGCTGCGCGGTCGCGCACGGCAACCTGTCGGTCGTCGTCAACACGCAACCGGTGGTGTCGCAGCCGGGGCCGTTCTCGAACGGGCAGACGGTGGTGGCGCAGCAGTCGCAGATCCAGCTCAAGCAGGACAACGGCGCGTTGAAGATGGTGACGGCCGGCGCGAATCTCGCCGACGTCGTGAAGGCGCTGAACACGCTCGGCGCAACGCCCGCGGACCTGATGTCGATCCTGCAGGCGATGAAGGCCGCCGGCGCGCTGCGCGCCGACCTGGAGATCATCTAA
- the flgH gene encoding flagellar basal body L-ring protein FlgH — MKQVRLLPSATVRAACAVAVAAFAAGCAQIPRDPIIQQPMTAQPPTPMSMQAPGSIYNPGYAGRPLFEDQRPRNVGDILTIMIAENINATKSSGANTNRQGNTDFNVPTAGFLGGLFAKANLSATGNNKFAATGGASAANTFNGTITVTVTNVLPNGNLVVSGEKQMLINQGNEFVRFSGVVNPNTISGANSVYSTQVADAKIEYSAKGYINEAETMGWLQRFFLNIAPW; from the coding sequence ATGAAGCAGGTTCGCCTCCTCCCGTCAGCCACCGTCCGCGCCGCATGCGCGGTCGCGGTGGCGGCGTTCGCCGCCGGTTGCGCGCAGATTCCGCGCGATCCGATCATCCAGCAGCCGATGACGGCGCAGCCGCCGACGCCGATGTCGATGCAGGCGCCCGGCTCGATCTACAACCCCGGTTATGCGGGGCGGCCGCTCTTCGAGGATCAGCGTCCACGCAACGTCGGCGACATCCTGACGATCATGATCGCGGAGAACATCAACGCGACCAAGTCGTCGGGCGCGAACACGAACCGGCAAGGCAACACCGACTTCAACGTGCCGACGGCCGGCTTCCTCGGCGGACTGTTCGCGAAGGCGAACCTGTCGGCGACCGGCAACAACAAGTTCGCGGCGACCGGCGGCGCGAGCGCGGCGAACACGTTCAACGGCACGATCACGGTGACCGTCACCAACGTGCTGCCGAACGGCAACCTCGTGGTCAGCGGCGAGAAGCAGATGCTGATCAACCAGGGCAACGAATTCGTGCGCTTCTCGGGTGTCGTCAACCCGAACACGATCTCGGGCGCGAACTCCGTCTACTCGACGCAGGTGGCCGACGCGAAGATCGAATATTCTGCGAAGGGCTACATCAACGAAGCCGAGACGATGGGCTGGCTGCAGCGCTTCTTCCTCAACATCGCGCCGTGGTGA